Proteins encoded within one genomic window of Bacillus sp. 1NLA3E:
- a CDS encoding TasA family protein, producing the protein MLKKSFVILIIVTIYSLYSPLSLINANGTKKEIDISTSPEKVFFDIKSGRPGDTYIKEIEVKNNGDQDIKYLFSNSFLNGSEKFYNELLLKVEDKNGVIFDGKFKDLQKLDSRELKRHASEILKFNIYIPIELGNEFQNLNSEFQLRFFVDGTNGGVLSVAGYKLPNSATGIYNLLIAGAFLALGGGTFLLSKKISSGKRLARLSSKKAE; encoded by the coding sequence ATGTTAAAAAAATCCTTTGTTATATTAATAATTGTCACCATTTATTCCTTGTATTCCCCCTTAAGTTTAATTAATGCCAATGGGACTAAAAAAGAAATTGATATTTCAACAAGTCCCGAGAAAGTTTTCTTTGATATAAAAAGTGGGAGACCAGGCGATACTTACATTAAAGAAATAGAAGTTAAAAATAATGGGGACCAGGATATTAAGTATCTATTTTCAAATAGCTTTTTAAATGGGTCTGAAAAATTTTATAATGAATTATTATTAAAAGTTGAAGATAAAAATGGTGTAATATTTGATGGGAAATTTAAGGATCTTCAAAAATTAGATTCAAGGGAATTGAAAAGGCATGCTTCAGAGATACTAAAATTTAATATCTATATACCTATTGAACTTGGAAATGAATTTCAAAATCTTAATAGTGAATTCCAGCTTAGGTTTTTTGTTGATGGGACAAATGGTGGAGTCTTATCAGTTGCCGGGTATAAACTTCCTAATAGCGCAACTGGTATTTATAATTTATTAATTGCCGGAGCATTCCTAGCCCTTGGTGGTGGTACATTTTTGTTAAGTAAAAAAATTTCAAGTGGAAAACGATTAGCTCGCCTTTCTTCGAAAAAAGCTGAATAA
- a CDS encoding anti-repressor SinI family protein codes for MVGGVILSHEELDLEWVELIMNALDMGLSEEEIRSFLDESTQSIPH; via the coding sequence ATGGTAGGGGGAGTAATACTTAGTCATGAGGAATTAGATTTGGAATGGGTTGAGCTAATAATGAATGCTCTGGATATGGGGTTGTCAGAAGAGGAGATTAGGTCATTTTTGGATGAATCTACACAAAGTATACCTCATTAG
- a CDS encoding YezD family protein, producing the protein MADFEQEKKKYILDSLKDLQFGSLVITIHDGQITQVDKTEKNRFISKSKSKTNRAVQTYN; encoded by the coding sequence ATGGCAGATTTTGAACAAGAGAAAAAGAAATATATTTTGGATTCATTAAAGGATTTGCAATTTGGTTCTCTCGTGATTACCATTCATGACGGGCAAATTACACAAGTGGACAAAACCGAGAAAAATCGTTTTATTTCAAAAAGTAAATCAAAGACCAATAGGGCAGTACAAACTTATAATTAA
- a CDS encoding ABC transporter ATP-binding protein, with amino-acid sequence MSVVIESLNRTFIKSQQVIQALQDVNLHINKGEFITIIGPSGCGKSTLLKIVVGLDLNFEGTVKISNVDLKGPGIKQGFIFQEHRLFPWLTVEKNIAADLSLKDPEVRKKVDELIEIVRLTGFEKAYPRELSGGMSQRVAIARALLRDPEVLLLDEPFGALDAFTRTHLQDVLLDIWRKKGTTMILVTHDLDESIYLGQRVVIMSPRPGRVSKTITIDLPYPRKKVNRTFQELRQRVLEEFEKSDDLLLVEGSGI; translated from the coding sequence ATGAGTGTAGTCATTGAATCGTTGAATCGAACCTTTATAAAATCACAACAAGTTATTCAAGCTTTGCAGGATGTCAATTTACATATTAACAAAGGAGAATTCATTACGATTATTGGTCCAAGTGGGTGTGGGAAGAGTACCTTATTAAAGATTGTTGTAGGGCTCGATCTCAATTTTGAAGGTACAGTGAAAATTAGTAATGTCGACCTTAAAGGTCCAGGAATTAAGCAAGGGTTCATATTCCAAGAGCATCGTCTTTTCCCATGGTTGACTGTCGAAAAAAATATTGCAGCAGATCTATCTTTAAAAGATCCTGAAGTAAGGAAGAAGGTAGATGAATTAATTGAGATTGTCAGATTAACAGGGTTTGAGAAAGCATACCCAAGGGAATTATCGGGAGGAATGTCACAGAGAGTGGCAATAGCCAGAGCGCTACTTAGAGATCCGGAGGTCCTACTTCTGGATGAACCGTTTGGGGCACTTGATGCATTCACAAGGACTCACCTGCAAGATGTACTCCTTGATATTTGGAGGAAGAAAGGCACAACAATGATTCTAGTGACCCACGATCTTGATGAATCTATCTATCTTGGACAACGCGTGGTAATTATGAGCCCTAGACCAGGAAGAGTTAGCAAAACAATTACAATTGATTTACCATATCCTCGTAAAAAAGTAAATCGTACGTTTCAGGAGCTTAGACAACGCGTTTTAGAAGAATTTGAGAAATCGGATGACCTTCTTTTAGTAGAAGGTTCCGGAATTTAA
- a CDS encoding aliphatic sulfonate ABC transporter substrate-binding protein — protein MMKKFKIIGLIFILSLSLLAGCSSTESKQESVKATTKSENVTVNIGIQQLIGPLLLAKNKGWFEEGFAKVGAKVTWAEFQSGPPHFEAMASDRLDFGQVGNSPVISAQAADIDFKEINTISKGLKGNAILVQKNSPIKNIKDLKGKKIAVAKGSSAFNLLYRAIDQAGLKPDDIEIIQLQPDEAQPAFETGSVDAWAIWDPFVSLQQINHDARVLADGDTLKVVSPSFTIVRGEFADEHPELVVEFLKIYEKALKYQNEHTDEAIKIYAKEKKIDPEVVKQVLKNSVAINVPVDEKIVEAQQDTADFQYSLKAINKKINVSKVADNTFINKALKELEKENK, from the coding sequence ATCATGAAAAAATTTAAAATTATTGGTTTAATATTTATTCTTAGTTTGAGTTTACTAGCAGGGTGTTCCTCCACAGAATCAAAGCAAGAAAGCGTAAAGGCAACCACAAAAAGTGAAAATGTCACTGTCAATATCGGGATTCAACAACTCATCGGACCACTTCTGTTAGCGAAAAACAAGGGATGGTTTGAGGAAGGCTTCGCCAAAGTTGGAGCTAAGGTAACCTGGGCAGAATTCCAAAGTGGTCCACCTCATTTTGAAGCAATGGCCTCTGACCGCTTGGATTTCGGTCAAGTTGGAAACTCACCAGTCATTTCAGCACAGGCAGCAGATATTGATTTTAAGGAAATTAACACGATCAGTAAGGGATTAAAGGGAAATGCCATTCTCGTACAAAAAAATAGTCCAATTAAAAATATAAAAGATCTTAAAGGTAAAAAAATTGCCGTAGCAAAGGGAAGCAGCGCTTTTAATTTACTGTATCGTGCCATCGATCAAGCTGGATTAAAACCAGATGATATTGAGATTATTCAACTTCAGCCTGATGAAGCGCAACCTGCGTTTGAAACAGGTTCAGTTGATGCTTGGGCCATTTGGGATCCTTTTGTCAGCTTACAGCAAATAAACCATGACGCCAGAGTTTTGGCAGACGGTGACACCTTAAAGGTCGTTTCACCAAGTTTCACCATTGTACGTGGGGAATTTGCAGATGAACACCCTGAGCTTGTGGTTGAGTTTTTAAAAATATATGAGAAAGCTCTAAAATACCAAAATGAGCATACCGATGAAGCAATTAAAATATATGCAAAAGAGAAAAAAATCGATCCAGAAGTGGTAAAGCAGGTGTTGAAAAATTCTGTAGCGATTAATGTACCAGTTGATGAGAAAATTGTGGAAGCACAACAGGACACCGCCGACTTCCAATACTCTTTAAAGGCCATCAACAAAAAAATAAATGTATCAAAGGTTGCAGATAACACGTTTATTAACAAAGCATTAAAAGAGTTAGAAAAAGAAAATAAATAA
- the ssuE gene encoding NADPH-dependent FMN reductase — protein sequence MGKFVIVSGSPAEFSRSAAIAKFVGELLEENNEVEFIHVKDLPPEDLVYAKWDSEAIKKSIRLIESADALVVISPVYKASYTGLLKTFIDLLPEKSLVNKTILPILNGGTVAHLLSLEYAFKPVFSVLGATDIVNGVYLVDSQVQYRETEITFIENEAEQRLRNNVSELISRVNNQPTLVIKG from the coding sequence ATGGGTAAATTTGTAATTGTTTCAGGCAGTCCAGCAGAATTCTCAAGATCAGCGGCAATCGCCAAATTTGTGGGTGAATTATTGGAAGAAAACAACGAGGTTGAGTTCATCCACGTAAAAGATTTACCACCAGAAGATTTGGTCTATGCAAAATGGGACAGTGAAGCAATCAAAAAATCAATTAGGCTGATTGAAAGTGCTGATGCTTTGGTGGTTATTAGTCCAGTCTATAAAGCAAGTTATACAGGGTTATTAAAAACATTTATTGACTTACTTCCAGAAAAGTCTCTTGTGAATAAAACAATATTACCGATTTTAAATGGGGGCACAGTTGCGCATCTATTATCACTTGAATATGCATTTAAACCTGTGTTCTCGGTATTAGGTGCGACAGATATTGTCAATGGTGTTTATTTGGTTGATTCACAGGTTCAGTATCGAGAAACAGAAATAACCTTTATTGAAAATGAAGCGGAACAGCGACTGAGAAACAATGTTAGTGAATTAATCAGCAGGGTAAATAATCAACCAACATTAGTGATAAAAGGGTAA
- the ssuD gene encoding FMNH2-dependent alkanesulfonate monooxygenase, which translates to MEILWFIPSSGDTRYLGTTKGARQAEYSYFRQIAQATDRLGYTGVLIPTGNFCEDPWILASALAADTERLKFLVAVRPGLTLPSVAARMTSTLDRVSNGRVMINVVAGGDPVELAGDGIFLDHDGRYEATDEFLTVWKGLLKGEDVDFSGKHLKVVGGNLLFPPVQQPHPPVYFGGSSPAGHAVAAKHTDVYITWGEPPAEVEKKIKEVRSLAEKEGRTVRFGIRLHVIVRETEKEAWEAADKLIKHLDSDTIEAAQRGRDRMDSVGQKRMTDLHGFEREDLEISPNLWAGIGLVRGGAGTALVGDPIQVSDRIKEYADLGIDTFVLSGYPHLEEAYRTAELLFPLLPVNESSADSKKNIVGSVYGKSYSAFSLL; encoded by the coding sequence ATGGAGATTTTATGGTTTATTCCTTCAAGTGGTGATACTCGTTATTTAGGAACTACAAAGGGGGCACGACAAGCGGAATATAGTTATTTCCGCCAGATTGCACAAGCGACGGATCGTCTCGGCTATACAGGTGTGCTCATTCCGACCGGAAATTTTTGCGAGGATCCTTGGATTTTGGCAAGTGCCCTTGCTGCTGATACAGAAAGACTAAAGTTTTTAGTTGCGGTTCGTCCAGGACTTACACTTCCCTCTGTTGCGGCTCGAATGACTTCAACACTAGACCGGGTTTCAAATGGTCGAGTGATGATCAATGTGGTTGCTGGAGGAGACCCAGTTGAATTGGCTGGTGATGGAATTTTCCTTGATCATGATGGACGTTACGAAGCGACAGATGAGTTCTTAACAGTTTGGAAAGGGTTATTAAAAGGAGAAGATGTAGATTTTTCAGGGAAACATCTTAAAGTTGTAGGAGGGAACCTACTATTTCCACCGGTACAACAGCCCCATCCTCCAGTCTATTTCGGTGGATCATCACCGGCAGGTCACGCTGTGGCGGCAAAACATACCGATGTTTATATCACATGGGGAGAACCACCTGCAGAGGTTGAGAAAAAGATTAAGGAAGTTCGTAGCCTAGCAGAGAAAGAGGGAAGAACAGTTCGCTTCGGAATTCGTCTCCATGTCATAGTAAGAGAAACAGAAAAAGAAGCTTGGGAAGCAGCAGATAAACTAATTAAACATTTAGATTCCGACACAATAGAAGCTGCACAACGTGGTCGAGATCGGATGGATTCTGTTGGTCAAAAGCGAATGACCGATTTGCATGGATTCGAAAGAGAGGATCTTGAGATTAGTCCAAATTTATGGGCAGGGATTGGATTAGTTCGAGGCGGAGCGGGAACTGCACTAGTGGGTGATCCGATTCAGGTATCCGATAGAATCAAAGAATATGCTGATTTAGGGATTGATACGTTTGTTCTCTCGGGTTACCCCCATCTTGAGGAAGCCTATCGAACCGCAGAATTACTATTCCCACTTCTTCCAGTTAACGAAAGTAGCGCTGATTCCAAGAAAAATATAGTTGGGAGCGTATATGGAAAAAGCTACAGTGCATTCTCACTGTTATAG